GGGTTCAAGCTGGTGCGCGAGGTCTGCGCCGCCGGCCACGCGGTGTACGCGCTACCCGGCCCGTCCTCGGTGCTCGCCGCTCTGTCGGTGGCGGCGCTGCCGACCGACCGCTTCTTCTTCGAAGGCTTTTTGCCGGCCAAATCCGCCGCGCGCCGCGCACGCCTTGCCGAGCTCGCCCGCATCGATGCGACGCTGGTGATGTTCGAATCCGGCAACCGCGTGCAGGATACGCTCACTGAACTCGCCGAGATCATGGGCACGCGCGAGGCCGCGATCTGCCGCGAGCTGACGAAGCTGCACGAGGAAATTTCGCGCGCGACGCTGGCCGATCTCGCGCGCGATGCCGACCGGCTGGAAACGCGCGGCGAATTCGTGCTGGTGATCGCTCCGCCGGCAGCCGACGCCGAGGTGCTGACACCGGATGCGCTGGACGGTCTCTTGCGCGAACAGCTCGCCACGCACAGTGTCAAGGACGCGGTGGCGCATGCCGTCGCGCTCTCGGGACGCCCGCGCCGCGAGGTCTATGCCCGCGCGCTCGAGCTCGCAAGGGATTCACAGGGCGGCGATGGCGAAG
The nucleotide sequence above comes from Bradyrhizobium sp. NDS-1. Encoded proteins:
- the rsmI gene encoding 16S rRNA (cytidine(1402)-2'-O)-methyltransferase, which translates into the protein MRAKPAPINTPEAQDAASRGFSIDAHRIAAPKAAPGLHLVATPIGNLGDITLRALQTLAGVDVIACEDTRITRRLTERYAITAQLKQYHEHNAEVARPKILEALAAGGSIALVSDAGTPLISDPGFKLVREVCAAGHAVYALPGPSSVLAALSVAALPTDRFFFEGFLPAKSAARRARLAELARIDATLVMFESGNRVQDTLTELAEIMGTREAAICRELTKLHEEISRATLADLARDADRLETRGEFVLVIAPPAADAEVLTPDALDGLLREQLATHSVKDAVAHAVALSGRPRREVYARALELARDSQGGDGED